A section of the Streptomyces showdoensis genome encodes:
- a CDS encoding acetoacetate decarboxylase family protein, translating into MNRILDLARLGLSALPSPVPRRQRRLAGRHSLVDGIPFELPVDSVDTPALMAGFPVDAAAAARLLPGDELHPVTLPGGRGLLVVTVVNYLRTDIGRYIEFSIALACTHGSRPAPPLLPGLLRGAFRTGQYVVDLPVSSEISVKGGKGIWGMPKHRASLDFKVSDRTVSSQYEVGGRLGMFIEIQRPPATALPVKASAVNYCAFRGMLMKSTVYLDGPADVAVGRRARARLVLGDAPQVAALHGLGIADDPLFTLFLPSAQGVLDDHFECWFLTSGEPGRTYGEALDSVVGLGISQEWPPPPRLDVGAHP; encoded by the coding sequence ATGAACCGGATCCTGGATCTCGCCCGGCTGGGGCTCTCGGCCCTGCCGTCACCGGTGCCGCGCCGGCAACGCCGGCTCGCCGGGCGGCACTCGCTGGTCGACGGCATCCCCTTCGAACTGCCCGTCGACTCGGTCGACACGCCCGCCCTGATGGCCGGGTTCCCGGTCGACGCGGCGGCGGCGGCCCGGCTGCTGCCCGGGGACGAGCTGCACCCCGTGACGCTCCCCGGCGGCAGGGGACTGCTCGTCGTCACGGTCGTGAACTACCTGCGGACGGACATCGGCCGCTACATCGAGTTCTCGATCGCGCTCGCCTGCACGCACGGTTCGCGGCCGGCTCCGCCGCTGCTGCCCGGACTGCTGCGGGGCGCCTTCCGCACCGGGCAGTACGTGGTGGACCTGCCGGTGAGCAGCGAGATCTCGGTCAAGGGCGGCAAGGGCATCTGGGGGATGCCGAAGCACCGGGCCAGTCTCGACTTCAAGGTGAGCGACAGGACGGTGTCCAGCCAGTACGAGGTGGGCGGGCGGCTCGGGATGTTCATCGAGATCCAGCGCCCGCCGGCGACCGCGCTGCCGGTGAAGGCCTCGGCGGTCAACTACTGCGCGTTCCGCGGGATGCTGATGAAGTCGACGGTCTACCTCGACGGCCCGGCCGACGTCGCGGTGGGGCGGCGGGCCCGCGCGCGGCTCGTCCTCGGCGACGCGCCGCAGGTCGCCGCGCTGCACGGCCTGGGGATCGCCGACGATCCGCTGTTCACCCTGTTCCTGCCCTCGGCGCAGGGGGTGCTCGACGACCACTTCGAGTGCTGGTTCCTCACGAGCGGGGAGCCGGGGCGGACGTACGGAGAGGCACTGGACAGCGTGGTGGGACTGGGCATCTCGCAGGAGTGGCCCCCGCCGCCGCGCCTGGACGTGGGAGCGCACCCGTGA
- a CDS encoding S1 family peptidase, with protein MKKPLVGALLALLLTGAAAAPAVAAAPPQAPAARSQAPAVAPAARSQASAAVAVDFAGTVALSNCSGSLVRVPNSQPNDLALVLSNGHCLETGMPGAGVVVKDARSTRSFSLLNSAGTKVATLRASKISYATMTDTDISIYQLTKTYAQIQSQYGIAALTLNDVRPTQGSSIKVVSGYWKRIYSCNVDGFVYRMKEGEWTWKDSVRYTSSCNTIGGTSGSPVVDTATGKVVAVNNTGNESGERCTVNNPCEVDENGVVTVRQGINYAQETYTIVPCVGAGNVIDLNRPGCTLPKP; from the coding sequence ATGAAGAAGCCTCTCGTCGGCGCCCTGCTCGCGCTGCTCCTGACCGGAGCGGCCGCGGCCCCGGCCGTGGCCGCCGCGCCGCCGCAGGCCCCCGCGGCCCGGAGCCAGGCCCCGGCCGTGGCCCCCGCGGCCCGGAGCCAGGCCTCGGCCGCCGTCGCGGTCGACTTCGCCGGCACGGTCGCGCTCAGCAACTGCTCCGGCTCGCTCGTCCGCGTGCCGAACTCCCAGCCGAACGACCTCGCGCTCGTCCTCTCCAACGGGCACTGTCTGGAGACCGGCATGCCGGGCGCGGGCGTGGTCGTCAAGGACGCCCGCTCCACCCGCTCCTTCTCGCTGCTCAACTCGGCCGGCACCAAGGTCGCGACGCTGCGGGCCAGCAAGATCTCGTACGCCACGATGACCGACACGGACATCTCGATCTACCAGCTCACCAAGACGTACGCGCAGATCCAGAGCCAGTACGGAATAGCCGCCCTGACCCTCAACGACGTCCGCCCGACCCAGGGTTCGTCGATCAAGGTGGTGTCCGGGTACTGGAAGCGGATCTACAGCTGCAACGTCGACGGCTTCGTCTACCGGATGAAGGAGGGCGAGTGGACCTGGAAGGACTCGGTCCGCTACACCTCGTCCTGCAACACCATCGGCGGCACCTCCGGATCGCCGGTCGTCGACACGGCCACCGGCAAGGTCGTCGCGGTCAACAACACGGGCAACGAGAGCGGTGAGCGCTGCACCGTGAACAACCCGTGCGAGGTCGACGAGAACGGCGTCGTGACCGTCCGCCAGGGCATCAACTACGCCCAGGAGACCTACACGATCGTCCCGTGCGTCGGCGCGGGCAACGTGATCGACCTGAACCGCCCGGGCTGCACCCTGCCCAAGCCGTAA
- a CDS encoding patatin-like phospholipase family protein — translation MTRRSLVLAGGGMRVAWQTGVVRALREHGLAFDHVDGTSGGIMTTGMVLSGLDPAEMGRRWSALDVREFGSPLPLTDYLKGPWALPALGDAEGMVREVLPALGVDVAAIRASPVAGTFNVADFVTKTCVAVPHTEIDLELMAAGMSLPLFVTPLRRGPRVWTDAVWIKDANLTEALRRGADEVWLVWCIGNAPYWGDGPLEQYVHMIEMSANGALFAELDAAAAAHRPFVLHVIRPRHPLPLDPEFLTGRISADSLVAMGYRDAWEYLGSAAPTGVPKDQACTTMREPVRGVRFRERLRGEAAGAGLLLDVTVELPLPPDGTPSPGARLAGHVDHAPWGGRVLLADGRVESAGGGVDYVARVRLGGTWHALRAHRDLTDAPGPDLWPDAREAAFEATDGTSATLRLGLREAARALASVEPYGAHGFRDRAEALRELARVGLRRALTRG, via the coding sequence GTGACCCGGCGCTCACTGGTCCTCGCGGGCGGCGGGATGCGCGTCGCCTGGCAGACCGGCGTGGTGCGGGCGCTGCGCGAGCACGGGCTCGCCTTCGACCACGTCGACGGGACCTCGGGCGGCATCATGACCACGGGCATGGTGCTGTCCGGGCTGGACCCGGCGGAGATGGGACGGCGCTGGTCCGCGCTGGACGTACGGGAGTTCGGCTCGCCACTGCCGCTCACGGACTACCTGAAGGGCCCCTGGGCGCTGCCCGCCCTCGGCGACGCGGAGGGGATGGTCCGCGAGGTGCTGCCCGCGCTCGGCGTCGACGTGGCGGCGATCCGCGCCTCGCCGGTGGCGGGCACCTTCAACGTGGCCGACTTCGTCACCAAGACCTGCGTGGCCGTACCGCACACCGAGATCGACCTGGAGCTGATGGCCGCGGGCATGTCCCTGCCCCTGTTCGTCACGCCGCTGCGCCGGGGGCCGCGGGTCTGGACCGACGCGGTCTGGATCAAGGACGCCAACCTGACGGAGGCGCTGCGCCGCGGGGCGGACGAGGTGTGGCTGGTGTGGTGCATCGGGAACGCGCCGTACTGGGGTGACGGGCCCCTCGAACAGTACGTGCACATGATCGAGATGAGCGCGAACGGGGCGCTCTTCGCCGAACTGGACGCCGCGGCGGCGGCGCACCGCCCCTTCGTCCTCCATGTGATCAGGCCGCGCCACCCGCTCCCCCTCGACCCGGAGTTCCTGACCGGCCGGATCTCCGCGGACTCCCTGGTCGCGATGGGGTACCGGGACGCCTGGGAGTACCTCGGTTCGGCGGCGCCGACGGGCGTGCCGAAGGACCAGGCCTGCACGACGATGCGGGAGCCGGTGCGCGGGGTGCGGTTCCGGGAGCGGCTGCGCGGGGAGGCGGCGGGCGCCGGGCTCCTCCTGGACGTGACCGTCGAGCTCCCGCTGCCGCCGGACGGCACGCCCTCCCCCGGCGCCCGGCTGGCCGGGCACGTCGACCACGCGCCGTGGGGCGGCCGGGTGCTCCTCGCGGACGGCCGGGTCGAGTCTGCGGGCGGCGGCGTCGACTACGTGGCGCGGGTGCGGCTCGGCGGGACCTGGCACGCGCTCCGCGCCCACCGGGACCTGACCGACGCCCCGGGTCCGGACCTGTGGCCCGACGCGCGGGAGGCGGCCTTCGAGGCCACCGACGGCACCTCGGCCACCCTGCGCCTGGGGCTGCGCGAGGCGGCCCGCGCCCTGGCCTCGGTGGAACCGTACGGCGCCCACGGCTTCCGGGACCGGGCGGAGGCCCTGCGGGAGCTGGCCCGGGTGGGGCTGCGGCGCGCGCTGACGCGGGGGTGA
- a CDS encoding arylsulfotransferase family protein, producing the protein MPLIDQNSRRRRPTGLIALDEEAAHPGYTLYAPLTGTGQVHLIDLRGRAVHRWDLPYRPGRHARLLADGTLAYNGVLPGEKALFPMWHKYRGGVMLKAAPDGTVLREHRDPLQHHDAHHLDDGRILYTALEPLSGERAAAVRGGVPGSEAAGGTVWADTIREVGPDGGLLWSWSAADHLDPEEFPLHEAYAREHWPLINSVTPLRDGNVLASLRSVSAVVVISRTTGEILWRSRPGTVSQQHAPTELDDGRLLVFDNGVFRPGHDVPYSRVVELDRTGGEVVWEYHDPAREFFFAPFMGSAQRLPNGNTLVTDSPSGRLFEVTKDGYLCWEYVVPHFAGYEEHEVRGLFPAEPNAVFRAYRYAAEEIPWLEATA; encoded by the coding sequence ATGCCCCTGATCGACCAGAACTCCCGCCGCCGACGCCCGACCGGCCTCATCGCCCTCGACGAGGAGGCCGCCCACCCCGGCTACACCCTCTACGCCCCGCTCACCGGCACCGGCCAGGTCCACCTGATCGACCTCCGCGGCCGCGCCGTCCACCGCTGGGACCTTCCCTACCGCCCCGGCCGGCACGCCCGACTGCTCGCCGACGGGACCCTCGCCTACAACGGCGTCCTGCCCGGCGAGAAGGCCCTGTTCCCGATGTGGCACAAGTACCGGGGCGGCGTCATGCTCAAGGCCGCGCCCGACGGGACCGTGCTGCGCGAGCACCGCGACCCCCTCCAGCACCACGACGCCCACCACCTCGACGACGGCCGGATCCTCTACACCGCCCTCGAACCCCTCTCGGGCGAACGGGCCGCGGCGGTACGGGGCGGGGTCCCCGGCTCCGAGGCCGCGGGCGGGACCGTCTGGGCCGACACCATCCGCGAGGTCGGCCCGGACGGCGGACTCCTGTGGTCGTGGAGCGCGGCGGACCACCTCGACCCCGAGGAGTTCCCGCTGCACGAGGCCTACGCCCGCGAGCACTGGCCGCTGATCAACAGCGTCACCCCGCTGCGCGACGGCAACGTCCTCGCCAGCCTGCGCAGCGTCTCCGCCGTCGTCGTGATCAGCCGCACGACCGGCGAGATCCTGTGGCGCAGCCGCCCCGGCACCGTCAGCCAGCAGCACGCCCCCACCGAGCTCGACGACGGCCGGCTGCTCGTCTTCGACAACGGCGTCTTCCGGCCCGGCCACGACGTCCCCTACTCCCGCGTCGTCGAACTCGACCGGACCGGCGGCGAGGTCGTCTGGGAGTACCACGACCCGGCCCGCGAGTTCTTCTTCGCTCCGTTCATGGGCTCCGCGCAGCGCCTGCCGAACGGCAACACCCTGGTCACCGACTCCCCGTCGGGCCGTCTCTTCGAGGTGACGAAGGACGGCTACCTGTGCTGGGAGTACGTCGTCCCGCACTTCGCCGGATACGAGGAGCACGAGGTCCGGGGCCTGTTCCCGGCCGAGCCCAACGCCGTGTTCCGCGCCTACCGTTACGCCGCCGAGGAGATCCCGTGGCTGGAGGCGACGGCATGA
- a CDS encoding uracil-xanthine permease family protein, with amino-acid sequence MAGGDGMTTTPAPAPAADPADAPVPPHRLLPLAAQHVLAMIAAPVSTVFLVAGTLRLSPGAAASLLSAVLLLCGAGALLQSLGVWRIGGRLPFVMLPGGAATALFLQIAQDHGAPTAAGSVLLAAGLLVAVLPLYGRIVRLFPPLVMGVTVLLIGIAMIRVAARLITGPDGTGAPRAVLLAALTVAATVAAYVLLRGVWRQTAVLIGMATGTLVAVATGLGAFTPAAGEGFALPDLLPYGTPRFDLVAALPLLVFSLTTLAEITGQTVLNSETVGRTPDPGRDVPRVARADALVSLAGGLFGTSLMVTSAENIGIGRLTGVRSRFVTAGAGVLLIALGVATPVSRALAGIPEAVVGGSALVVYAVIAVMGVEMLRRADLSGTGTGSLTAALALTAGLLPLLVPDLYAGFPGWARTILGSGVVAGTLTAVLLTAVLGRFGRAGDAEGPGRPLPPRPRGRVSVRRVRPARPPGC; translated from the coding sequence GTGGCTGGAGGCGACGGCATGACGACCACCCCCGCCCCGGCTCCCGCCGCCGACCCCGCCGACGCGCCCGTACCGCCGCACCGGCTGCTCCCCCTCGCCGCCCAGCACGTGCTGGCGATGATCGCGGCACCCGTCTCCACCGTCTTCCTCGTCGCCGGCACCCTCCGCCTCTCCCCCGGCGCCGCCGCCTCGCTGCTCAGCGCCGTCCTGCTGCTGTGCGGAGCGGGCGCCCTGCTGCAGTCGCTCGGCGTCTGGCGGATCGGCGGCAGGCTGCCGTTCGTCATGCTGCCCGGCGGCGCGGCTACCGCGCTGTTCCTCCAGATCGCCCAGGACCACGGCGCCCCCACCGCGGCCGGCTCCGTCCTCCTCGCGGCGGGCCTGCTGGTGGCCGTGCTCCCCCTGTACGGGCGGATCGTGCGACTCTTCCCGCCCCTGGTCATGGGCGTGACCGTGCTGCTCATCGGCATCGCGATGATCCGCGTCGCCGCCCGCCTGATCACCGGCCCCGACGGCACCGGCGCACCGCGCGCGGTGCTGCTCGCCGCCCTCACCGTCGCGGCGACCGTCGCCGCGTACGTGCTGCTGCGCGGCGTCTGGCGGCAGACCGCGGTCCTCATCGGCATGGCCACCGGCACCCTCGTCGCCGTGGCCACCGGGCTCGGCGCCTTCACCCCGGCCGCCGGCGAGGGCTTCGCCCTGCCCGACCTCCTGCCGTACGGCACCCCCCGCTTCGACCTGGTCGCCGCCCTGCCGCTGCTGGTCTTCAGCCTGACCACGCTGGCCGAGATCACCGGCCAGACCGTCCTCAACAGCGAGACGGTCGGCCGCACCCCCGACCCCGGCCGGGACGTGCCGCGCGTCGCGCGCGCCGACGCCCTGGTCTCCCTGGCCGGCGGCCTGTTCGGCACCTCCCTCATGGTCACCAGCGCCGAGAACATCGGCATCGGCCGCCTCACCGGGGTCCGCAGCCGCTTCGTCACGGCGGGCGCCGGCGTCCTGCTGATCGCCCTCGGCGTGGCCACTCCGGTCTCCCGCGCCCTCGCCGGCATCCCCGAGGCCGTCGTGGGCGGCTCCGCGCTCGTCGTCTACGCCGTCATCGCGGTGATGGGCGTCGAGATGCTCCGCCGCGCCGACCTCTCCGGCACCGGAACGGGCTCCCTGACCGCCGCCCTCGCCCTCACGGCGGGCCTGCTGCCCCTCCTCGTCCCGGACCTGTACGCGGGCTTCCCCGGCTGGGCCCGCACGATCCTCGGCAGCGGCGTCGTCGCCGGGACCCTCACCGCCGTCCTGCTCACCGCCGTCCTGGGGCGCTTCGGCCGGGCCGGGGACGCCGAAGGGCCGGGGCGGCCGTTGCCGCCCCGGCCCCGGGGCCGGGTCTCGGTGCGCAGGGTCAGACCTGCTCGTCCTCCGGGATGCTGA
- a CDS encoding helix-turn-helix domain-containing protein, with translation MEVANTPRVGAAVRRRRRALDLTLADVAGRSGLSSPFLSQIENDRARPSMRSLQRIADALDTTAVQLLAASDATRTVEVVRAGDDSGLSEDARVRPLVRGRHQLHALEFTGEQEADREFRHRNDELMYVADGAVEVEAEGRIHRLGRGDSLLMSGGVRHRWRTAEPGTRVLVVAVGDHVEVLGGLTVGRV, from the coding sequence GTGGAGGTCGCCAACACCCCGCGGGTCGGGGCGGCCGTGCGCCGCCGGCGCCGCGCCCTGGACCTGACGCTCGCCGACGTCGCGGGGCGCAGCGGGCTCTCGTCGCCGTTCCTCAGCCAGATCGAGAACGACCGGGCGCGGCCCAGCATGCGCTCGCTCCAGCGGATCGCGGACGCGCTCGACACCACGGCGGTGCAGCTGCTCGCCGCCTCCGACGCGACCCGTACCGTCGAGGTGGTGCGCGCGGGGGACGACAGCGGGCTGAGCGAGGACGCGCGGGTCCGGCCGCTGGTGCGCGGCCGGCATCAGCTGCACGCCCTGGAGTTCACCGGCGAGCAGGAGGCGGACCGCGAGTTCCGGCACCGCAACGACGAGTTGATGTACGTGGCGGACGGCGCGGTGGAGGTGGAGGCCGAGGGGCGGATCCACCGGCTGGGCCGGGGGGACTCGCTGCTGATGTCCGGCGGGGTGCGGCACCGCTGGCGCACCGCCGAGCCGGGGACGCGGGTGCTCGTGGTGGCGGTGGGGGACCACGTGGAGGTCCTGGGGGGGCTGACGGTGGGACGGGTGTGA